A DNA window from Luteibaculum oceani contains the following coding sequences:
- a CDS encoding T9SS type A sorting domain-containing protein, whose product MNKLSKCLMLLGLGGILSHPIYAQELTEECGSKMSPAQEQIFLSTLKSRQQFTVDFTQKSQRSLPVQHHIIRRSNGTGGLDPAEIPNLMNELNTYYANANIDFYECSSVNFIDDDTYYDFQTSQESALASAHEVPNVINIYYANTVMSGSSSYCGYAYYPGGPDRILMKNSCALNGSTLIHEVGHFFSLRHTHGGTPNELVDGSNCATEGDYICDTPADPNLSGKVNTACQYTANEQDANGDTYVPDENNIMSYSRKSCRNVLTTGQYNSVAYSALNQRQNLGCNQGGGNCVATVSNFPYSEGFEASLGAWTNASGDDFDWTRRTGSTPSTATGPSSAKEGNYYIYTESSSPNYPSKTAIFESPCFDLTSVASPEFRFSYHMYGSAMGTLRIDVSSDGGANWTTGVLTKSGNQGNVWLDASVDLSSFKSNQVKIRLHVSTGSSYTSDVAIDYIAVGAKSACPVTVTNFMYRETFSFNNIGLWSQSTSDDTDWKVHSNGTPTVGTGPSSASHGSYYVYIESSYPTPAYAKAIIESPCFDVSNMSSPELRFDYHMYGANMGTLAVQVSEDGGQTWSYNVWYKSGDQSNGPQISYLDRIGEVIDPGFTPDYELALTHQEPWIEGVVDLGRYASSSLKVRFVGTTGSGVTSDMALDNIRVQSAPCTKTEEVFPYYENFETNIHGWTQETNDDISWTARQGSTPSSSTGPSAASSGLKYMYVEASGQYNKTAGFVSPCFDLEPMIRTSRGWEDALMPFDLVISFDYHMYGSTMGNLKMQISDDGGNSWVDKWSRSGNQGNYWRKQSITIYQYTNSNIRVRFMATTGSGYYSDIAIDNFAISAPINITLTEPAIDAGIENTTIKLYPNPSKGISTLNFGDYDSNAEIKVYNALGKLVHETIKQEGEYEKQLKLDHLPPGYYLVVISGDGLDVPPKKMIIN is encoded by the coding sequence ATGAATAAGCTTTCAAAATGCTTGATGCTTCTAGGCTTGGGCGGAATTTTATCCCACCCAATCTATGCCCAGGAGCTCACTGAAGAATGCGGCTCAAAAATGAGTCCAGCCCAAGAACAAATCTTCCTTTCAACGTTAAAATCTCGACAGCAATTTACAGTCGATTTTACTCAGAAATCGCAGCGTAGTTTGCCGGTTCAACATCATATTATAAGGCGATCAAATGGCACAGGAGGATTGGATCCAGCGGAGATTCCCAATTTGATGAATGAACTAAACACCTACTACGCCAATGCTAATATCGATTTCTACGAATGCTCTTCGGTAAATTTCATTGATGACGACACCTATTATGATTTTCAGACATCCCAAGAATCTGCATTGGCTTCGGCCCACGAAGTTCCCAATGTAATTAACATTTACTATGCGAATACCGTAATGAGTGGTTCTAGTAGTTATTGTGGTTACGCTTATTATCCTGGCGGGCCGGATAGAATTCTAATGAAAAATAGTTGTGCACTTAACGGTTCAACTTTAATCCACGAGGTGGGTCACTTTTTCTCACTGAGACATACCCATGGAGGAACACCTAATGAGTTGGTAGATGGATCTAATTGTGCAACAGAGGGAGATTACATCTGTGATACCCCTGCGGATCCTAATCTTAGTGGAAAGGTGAATACAGCTTGTCAATACACCGCTAATGAGCAAGATGCAAATGGCGATACTTATGTACCCGATGAGAATAACATCATGTCATACTCGCGAAAATCTTGCCGAAATGTGCTAACCACCGGCCAATATAACAGTGTGGCGTACAGCGCTTTAAATCAACGACAAAATTTAGGATGTAATCAAGGAGGAGGGAATTGTGTCGCAACAGTAAGTAATTTCCCTTATTCCGAGGGTTTTGAAGCTAGTTTAGGTGCCTGGACTAATGCCTCGGGCGATGATTTTGATTGGACGAGAAGAACAGGGTCAACACCTTCTACAGCTACTGGGCCAAGTTCCGCCAAGGAAGGTAATTATTACATCTATACAGAGTCTTCAAGCCCTAATTATCCATCAAAAACGGCAATATTCGAATCTCCTTGTTTCGATTTAACAAGTGTTGCCAGCCCAGAGTTTAGATTCTCTTATCACATGTATGGATCTGCTATGGGTACTTTACGCATTGATGTTAGCTCTGATGGTGGAGCAAACTGGACGACGGGAGTTTTGACTAAATCCGGAAATCAAGGAAATGTTTGGCTAGATGCATCTGTAGACTTATCAAGTTTTAAATCTAACCAGGTAAAAATTAGGTTGCACGTAAGTACGGGTTCAAGTTATACCAGTGATGTTGCCATTGATTATATTGCAGTGGGTGCAAAAAGTGCATGTCCTGTAACGGTAACAAACTTTATGTACAGAGAGACCTTTTCATTCAATAACATTGGTTTATGGAGTCAATCCACCAGTGACGATACCGATTGGAAAGTGCATTCAAACGGAACACCAACGGTGGGTACAGGACCATCTTCAGCTTCACACGGATCATACTATGTTTACATAGAATCTTCCTATCCAACCCCGGCTTATGCAAAGGCCATTATAGAAAGCCCATGTTTTGATGTGAGCAATATGAGTAGTCCTGAGTTGCGTTTCGATTATCATATGTATGGCGCCAATATGGGAACTTTGGCGGTACAGGTTAGTGAAGATGGCGGGCAGACTTGGAGTTATAATGTTTGGTACAAATCTGGAGACCAGTCCAACGGGCCACAAATAAGCTATTTGGATAGGATAGGAGAGGTTATAGATCCTGGATTCACCCCAGATTATGAATTGGCTTTAACGCATCAAGAGCCATGGATTGAGGGTGTAGTTGATCTAGGAAGATACGCCTCTAGCTCTCTTAAAGTGCGTTTTGTCGGAACCACAGGATCTGGTGTAACAAGTGATATGGCTTTAGATAATATTCGAGTGCAAAGTGCACCTTGTACTAAAACAGAGGAGGTGTTTCCTTATTACGAAAATTTTGAAACTAATATTCATGGATGGACTCAAGAAACCAACGATGATATAAGCTGGACCGCCCGCCAGGGGAGTACTCCAAGTTCTTCCACTGGTCCTTCAGCAGCATCTTCGGGTTTAAAATATATGTATGTAGAAGCTTCAGGTCAGTATAATAAAACAGCTGGATTTGTAAGTCCTTGTTTCGATTTAGAACCGATGATTAGAACCTCAAGAGGATGGGAAGATGCATTGATGCCCTTCGACCTGGTAATTAGCTTTGATTATCACATGTACGGATCCACCATGGGGAATTTGAAAATGCAAATTTCGGATGATGGAGGAAATTCGTGGGTGGACAAATGGTCAAGATCCGGAAACCAAGGTAATTACTGGAGAAAGCAGAGCATAACCATTTATCAATATACCAACTCCAACATAAGGGTGCGATTCATGGCTACAACGGGTAGTGGCTATTATAGTGATATTGCAATTGACAATTTTGCTATTTCTGCACCTATTAATATTACTTTAACCGAGCCGGCAATTGATGCAGGAATTGAAAATACAACCATTAAATTATACCCAAATCCAAGCAAGGGTATAAGCACGCTTAATTTTGGAGACTATGATTCCAACGCGGAAATAAAGGTATACAACGCCCTTGGAAAACTAGTCCACGAAACGATTAAGCAGGAAGGCGAGTACGAGAAGCAACTGAAGCTAGATCATTTACCTCCAGGTTATTATCTGGTGGTGATATCGGGGGATGGACTGGATGTTCCACCGAAAAAGATGATAATCAACTAA
- a CDS encoding DUF2911 domain-containing protein: protein MSKVIKWALIIVGALIVIGFVGFNILKKQTKKHSPEAVEVIAINDTEVEVKYCRPFKKDREIFGGLVPYGEVWRTGANEATRFKTNQDLTINGKTLKAGEYTLWTIPNKDQWDIIWSKKLYDWGVDFSAKAAREPKHDALKVSVPTEELPQTVEQFTIKFSDDLTMHLMWDKTRVSVPLASS from the coding sequence ATGAGCAAAGTAATTAAATGGGCTCTCATTATTGTAGGAGCCTTAATTGTAATCGGTTTTGTAGGTTTTAATATTCTTAAAAAGCAAACCAAAAAGCACAGTCCAGAGGCCGTAGAGGTTATAGCCATTAACGATACAGAAGTAGAGGTGAAATACTGCCGCCCCTTTAAGAAAGACCGAGAAATTTTTGGTGGACTTGTTCCTTATGGAGAAGTATGGAGAACGGGTGCAAATGAAGCAACAAGATTTAAGACCAATCAGGACCTTACCATAAACGGTAAAACATTAAAGGCTGGAGAGTACACGCTTTGGACTATCCCAAACAAGGATCAATGGGACATTATTTGGTCTAAAAAACTATATGATTGGGGGGTTGACTTTTCCGCCAAAGCGGCCCGCGAACCTAAGCATGACGCTCTAAAAGTATCAGTTCCTACAGAAGAGTTACCCCAGACTGTAGAACAATTCACCATTAAATTTAGCGACGATTTAACCATGCATTTAATGTGGGACAAAACAAGAGTTTCCGTTCCATTGGCATCATCTTAA
- a CDS encoding YdeI/OmpD-associated family protein translates to MGHLPDSFNHYIENGCMRCKYGATPDCKVNSWRKEILLLREIIQQTELEESIKWGVPCYILKDKNVLNISALKSAACIGFFKGALIESQSTLLEAPGENSQAVRLIKFTSTKEIKDNAKEILRLINLAIAIEKEGKKVDFKKESEPIPEELMQAFENNPAFKTAFYKLTPGRQRGYLLHFNQAKQAATRVKRIERYTVKILDGLGFHD, encoded by the coding sequence ATGGGTCATTTGCCAGATTCCTTTAATCATTACATAGAAAACGGGTGCATGCGCTGCAAGTATGGCGCAACCCCTGATTGCAAAGTAAATAGCTGGCGGAAAGAAATACTGCTTTTACGAGAGATCATTCAACAAACCGAGTTGGAGGAATCCATTAAATGGGGAGTACCATGCTACATCCTAAAGGATAAAAACGTGTTGAACATAAGTGCTTTGAAAAGCGCTGCATGTATTGGTTTTTTCAAAGGTGCCTTAATAGAATCCCAATCTACTCTACTTGAAGCCCCTGGGGAAAATAGCCAGGCCGTACGTTTAATAAAATTCACATCGACTAAGGAAATAAAGGATAACGCAAAGGAAATATTGCGCCTTATTAATTTAGCTATAGCAATTGAGAAAGAGGGAAAGAAGGTTGACTTCAAGAAGGAGTCTGAACCCATTCCGGAGGAATTAATGCAAGCCTTTGAAAATAATCCAGCCTTTAAAACGGCATTTTACAAACTGACTCCAGGAAGACAAAGGGGTTACTTACTGCATTTTAATCAAGCGAAACAAGCTGCAACCCGTGTAAAACGGATAGAACGATATACAGTCAAAATACTTGATGGGCTTGGGTTTCACGATTAA
- a CDS encoding TlpA family protein disulfide reductase, which translates to MKKLLLGFLSLFIGATVFGQLSNYKYTFKIQGAKDTIFLANYFGKQLYYNDTAVADKNGTFIFSKKRSIKPGKFAIVQPGKMYFELIINEAEFTFKGDTSNLIGNMQVENSLENQLFYQYIKLINNKKTEIEALNKKYQASKSEKEKKKLSDEITAKNKEVIDFQKKMIADHPTALISEIVKMSMDIEIPEPPKNEDGSIDSTFQYYYYRDHYWDNTNLNNDALVRDPSYIKKLETYFDKVVLQHPDTISRYADKYISQLDPESEMFKITVNWLINHYSRSKIMGMDAVYIHMAKNYYMTGRAYWADSATVAKLTEKVIAASPTLIGKKAPAITLFDTTGNRLVSLYSVKAKYTVLYFWDSTCGHCKKATPKLKKIYEELHKYGVEVYAVGGELETDSWKKYIKKNELPWINVSDTPERPNGFRTVYDIFAYPKVFLLDEDKKIIAKQIGVVQLGDILLDKLKLKGQIDFGFEPADEDDEAH; encoded by the coding sequence ATGAAAAAATTATTGCTCGGTTTTCTTTCACTATTTATCGGTGCTACTGTTTTCGGACAGTTAAGTAATTACAAATACACCTTTAAAATACAGGGAGCAAAGGACACCATTTTCCTTGCCAACTACTTTGGTAAACAGCTTTATTACAACGATACCGCTGTTGCCGACAAAAACGGAACTTTTATTTTTTCTAAAAAGAGAAGCATTAAGCCTGGAAAGTTTGCTATTGTCCAACCGGGTAAGATGTATTTCGAGCTAATCATTAACGAAGCAGAGTTCACCTTTAAAGGAGACACCAGCAACCTGATTGGAAATATGCAGGTGGAAAATTCTTTGGAGAACCAATTGTTCTATCAATACATAAAATTGATTAACAATAAGAAAACCGAAATAGAGGCGCTAAACAAAAAGTACCAAGCAAGTAAATCAGAAAAGGAGAAAAAGAAATTGTCCGATGAAATCACGGCAAAGAACAAAGAGGTAATCGATTTTCAGAAAAAGATGATTGCGGACCACCCTACTGCTCTTATTTCTGAAATTGTAAAGATGTCCATGGACATTGAAATTCCTGAACCACCTAAAAATGAAGATGGAAGTATAGATTCCACTTTTCAATATTACTATTACCGCGATCACTACTGGGACAATACCAATTTGAACAATGATGCATTGGTAAGAGACCCTTCTTACATTAAAAAGTTAGAGACCTATTTTGATAAGGTTGTTCTGCAACATCCAGACACTATTTCTAGATATGCCGACAAATATATCTCCCAGCTAGATCCTGAAAGCGAAATGTTTAAAATCACGGTAAACTGGTTAATAAACCATTACAGCAGATCTAAAATTATGGGGATGGATGCCGTGTACATCCACATGGCCAAGAATTACTATATGACAGGAAGAGCCTATTGGGCGGATTCTGCTACGGTAGCCAAATTAACCGAAAAGGTTATTGCCGCTAGTCCAACGTTAATTGGAAAAAAAGCACCTGCCATCACCTTATTTGATACTACCGGTAACAGGCTGGTATCGCTATACTCGGTTAAGGCTAAGTATACGGTTCTGTATTTCTGGGACTCCACCTGTGGGCATTGTAAAAAAGCTACTCCAAAACTTAAAAAGATATACGAAGAACTACATAAGTACGGTGTAGAGGTTTATGCTGTTGGAGGTGAATTAGAGACTGACTCTTGGAAAAAATACATTAAGAAGAATGAACTTCCATGGATTAATGTTTCGGATACTCCCGAGCGTCCAAATGGTTTTAGAACGGTGTACGACATCTTTGCTTATCCTAAGGTTTTCTTACTAGATGAAGACAAGAAAATTATTGCTAAGCAAATCGGAGTGGTACAACTTGGAGATATATTACTCGATAAGCTTAAGCTGAAAGGGCAAATAGACTTTGGTTTTGAGCCTGCTGATGAAGATGATGAGGCGCATTAA
- a CDS encoding peptide chain release factor 3 translates to MSALLEEINKRKTFAIISHPDAGKTTLTEKFLLFGGAIHTAGAVKSNKIKKTATSDFMEIEKQRGISVATSVMGFEYKDTLINLLDTPGHKDFAEDTYRTLTAVDSVVLVVDCVKGVEEQTERLMEVCRMRDTPVMIFVNKLDRPGKDPFDLLDELETKLDIKVRPLTWPINMGERFKGVYNVYDNNLLLFSVNKTKVADDQVLIEDLNDPRLVGLIGEEDADQLREDIELINGVYEDFDAKDYENARIAPVFFGSAVNNFGVKELLEAFVRYAPTPVSRPTNQGEIAPTDKKFSGFVFKIHANLDPKHRDRIAFLRVCSGTFERNKFFHHVRLGKKLRFSNPASFMAQRKETVEEAYAGDVIGLYDTGNFKIGDTLTEGSDFMFKGIPSFSPEIFRELLNKDPMKTKQLEKGIRQLTEEGVAQLFIMNYGSAKIVGTVGELQFDVIKYRLEHEYGAKCEFVAKSFHKACWITSDDQKKLDDFKRVKGNFMAKDKDDLDVFLAQTPWILKVEQENNPDIKFHFNSEFKLAD, encoded by the coding sequence TTGAGCGCATTACTAGAAGAGATAAATAAACGGAAGACCTTTGCTATCATCAGTCACCCCGATGCAGGAAAGACTACTCTAACCGAGAAGTTCTTATTATTTGGAGGAGCTATTCATACTGCAGGTGCCGTTAAATCAAATAAGATAAAGAAGACAGCAACCTCCGATTTCATGGAAATCGAGAAGCAAAGAGGGATATCCGTTGCAACCTCTGTAATGGGGTTTGAGTATAAGGACACCTTAATAAACCTACTTGATACACCGGGTCACAAGGATTTTGCCGAAGATACCTACCGAACCTTAACTGCCGTAGACAGTGTTGTTCTGGTGGTTGACTGTGTTAAGGGTGTTGAGGAACAAACTGAGCGTTTAATGGAGGTGTGTAGAATGCGCGACACCCCAGTAATGATCTTTGTAAATAAGTTAGACCGTCCAGGGAAGGATCCATTCGATTTGTTAGATGAGCTTGAAACCAAGCTAGATATAAAGGTTAGACCATTGACCTGGCCTATAAATATGGGCGAGCGTTTTAAGGGAGTTTACAATGTTTACGACAATAACCTACTGTTGTTTTCTGTAAACAAAACAAAAGTTGCTGATGACCAGGTATTGATAGAGGATTTAAATGATCCAAGATTAGTAGGATTAATTGGCGAGGAGGATGCAGACCAGCTTAGAGAAGATATAGAATTAATTAACGGGGTTTACGAAGACTTTGATGCCAAGGACTACGAAAATGCCCGTATTGCACCTGTTTTCTTTGGATCTGCTGTCAATAATTTCGGGGTTAAAGAATTGCTTGAAGCCTTTGTACGCTATGCCCCTACTCCTGTTAGCAGACCGACAAATCAGGGAGAAATCGCTCCAACCGATAAAAAGTTCTCCGGATTTGTATTTAAAATCCACGCCAACTTAGACCCAAAACACCGCGATCGCATTGCGTTTCTTCGCGTTTGTAGTGGAACTTTCGAACGTAATAAATTCTTTCACCACGTTAGGCTAGGTAAAAAATTACGCTTCTCTAACCCTGCTTCTTTTATGGCTCAGCGTAAAGAAACCGTTGAGGAGGCCTATGCTGGAGATGTAATTGGATTATACGACACTGGGAATTTTAAAATTGGCGACACCCTTACAGAGGGTTCTGATTTTATGTTTAAGGGGATTCCTTCCTTCTCTCCAGAGATATTCAGGGAGCTTTTAAACAAGGATCCCATGAAAACTAAGCAGCTAGAAAAAGGTATAAGACAGCTAACAGAAGAAGGTGTTGCTCAGCTATTTATAATGAATTATGGTTCTGCAAAAATAGTTGGAACTGTTGGAGAATTACAGTTCGACGTTATTAAGTATAGATTGGAACACGAATACGGAGCGAAGTGTGAGTTTGTAGCTAAGTCATTCCATAAAGCTTGTTGGATCACCAGCGATGACCAAAAGAAACTAGACGATTTTAAGCGAGTTAAAGGAAACTTTATGGCAAAGGACAAAGATGACCTTGATGTTTTCCTTGCCCAAACTCCATGGATACTAAAGGTAGAACAAGAAAACAATCCAGATATTAAATTCCATTTCAATAGTGAATTTAAGTTAGCTGATTAA
- a CDS encoding helix-turn-helix domain-containing protein, with the protein MSDQGFISRLQKLISDEGHTPSSFANKIDVQRSTLSHLLNGRNKPSVDLLLKIHKHYPEYSMDYLILGKYSAKPKEFINEQNLFTAENKNEQDSTTTNDTLVNSDPATFVYKELVVLNPDGTYTRYKAV; encoded by the coding sequence ATGAGCGATCAGGGATTCATAAGCAGGTTACAAAAGTTAATAAGCGATGAGGGACACACGCCAAGTTCCTTTGCAAATAAGATAGATGTTCAGAGATCAACCCTTTCACACTTGTTAAATGGACGTAATAAACCATCGGTAGATTTGTTATTAAAGATTCATAAACACTACCCTGAATACAGCATGGATTACCTTATTTTAGGTAAGTATAGCGCCAAACCAAAGGAGTTCATAAATGAGCAAAATCTGTTTACAGCAGAAAACAAAAATGAACAAGATTCTACAACTACAAACGATACACTTGTAAACTCAGATCCTGCGACATTTGTATACAAAGAACTTGTGGTACTTAATCCTGATGGCACCTATACTAGATACAAAGCAGTTTAG
- a CDS encoding isopenicillin N synthase family dioxygenase — MSIVGIPVLKLEDFTGGSEQKRNEFIQNIGKAYTEIGFAAIEDHGISKKQISELYSAVKAFFKLPENIKKQYEIEGIAGQRGFTSFGKEHAKDSNVGDLKEFYHFGQEIDSKHPDYKNHLPNVYCEQVPEFNERCIAIYRDLEAMGAKILRAIAIYLNLDEHFFDSHIFHGNSILRPIHYPPITSAPKDAVRAAAHEDINLITLLIGSSADGLQVLSKNNEWIDIKAGEEMIVVNVGDMLQRLTNGKLSSTTHRVINPPREKWSQPRFSIPFFLHPRPEMPLNALPNCVTPGNPKIWDDITAGDYLTQRLKEIGLLK; from the coding sequence ATGAGTATTGTTGGGATTCCCGTTTTAAAATTGGAAGATTTTACCGGAGGAAGTGAGCAAAAAAGAAATGAATTCATACAAAATATAGGTAAGGCCTATACCGAAATAGGATTTGCCGCTATTGAGGACCACGGAATATCCAAAAAGCAGATTTCCGAACTATACAGTGCGGTAAAAGCGTTTTTTAAGCTTCCAGAAAACATTAAGAAGCAATATGAAATTGAAGGAATTGCGGGGCAAAGAGGGTTTACCAGCTTTGGGAAAGAGCACGCAAAAGACTCCAATGTAGGAGATTTAAAAGAGTTCTACCATTTTGGACAAGAGATAGACTCCAAACATCCAGATTACAAAAACCACCTTCCAAATGTTTACTGTGAGCAAGTTCCTGAATTTAATGAACGGTGTATTGCTATTTATAGAGACTTGGAAGCCATGGGCGCCAAAATTTTAAGAGCAATTGCTATTTACCTGAATTTGGATGAACATTTTTTCGATTCTCACATATTTCACGGTAATTCCATTCTACGCCCCATACACTACCCTCCTATAACTAGCGCACCAAAAGATGCAGTAAGAGCTGCAGCCCACGAAGACATAAATCTTATCACCTTATTAATTGGTTCTAGTGCCGATGGTTTACAAGTGCTAAGCAAAAACAATGAGTGGATAGATATTAAGGCTGGGGAAGAAATGATTGTAGTAAACGTTGGGGATATGCTTCAACGATTGACAAATGGCAAATTATCATCGACAACGCACCGTGTAATTAATCCACCTCGTGAAAAATGGAGCCAACCAAGATTTAGCATTCCATTTTTTCTACACCCTCGTCCTGAAATGCCATTGAATGCACTCCCAAATTGCGTAACTCCAGGAAATCCTAAAATATGGGATGACATCACCGCTGGCGATTACTTAACACAACGACTTAAAGAGATAGGTTTACTTAAGTAA
- a CDS encoding PhoH family protein, whose amino-acid sequence MPRTKKTKKLFVLDTSVILHDHRSIHEFEEHDVAIPIMVLEELDNFKRGNESKNFEAREFIRIIDRLSEKNTLNNWITLDQKRQSRFKIHFTKKMESTAERSMGQKADHKILDAALELQEENKDRITVLVTKDINLRLKAKALGLQAEDYETGKVKVEMETFKGIETINDADPDAIRQVFKDKVSDDLTVLNGNVKNNQFYIVKNGSSSLLAYYNPLNESVERVEKQFVYGIKPKNAEQAFAIHALMNNNIKLVTITGVAGTGKTLIALASALEQRNNYNQIVLARPIVPLSNKEIGFLPGSAHDKVNPYMAPLWDNLSYIKNQFKETEKKYQQIMQMQEEGRIVVSPLAFIRGRSLTDVIFIIDEAQNLTPHEVKTIVTRAGDNTKLVFTGDVRQIDTPYLDEHSNGLTYLIDRLQGQDLYAHIHLEKGERSELANLANEML is encoded by the coding sequence ATGCCTCGCACTAAAAAAACCAAGAAATTATTTGTTCTGGATACCTCGGTAATCCTACACGACCACAGGTCTATTCACGAATTTGAAGAGCACGATGTAGCCATACCCATTATGGTTTTGGAGGAGCTTGATAACTTTAAGCGAGGAAATGAATCAAAAAATTTCGAAGCACGTGAGTTTATTCGAATAATAGATAGGCTTTCGGAGAAAAACACCTTAAATAATTGGATCACGCTAGATCAAAAGCGACAAAGTAGATTTAAAATCCACTTTACAAAAAAGATGGAATCTACCGCCGAGCGATCTATGGGACAAAAAGCGGATCATAAGATATTAGATGCTGCCCTGGAGCTACAGGAAGAAAATAAAGACCGAATAACGGTACTTGTTACTAAGGATATAAACTTAAGATTAAAGGCCAAAGCACTTGGACTACAAGCGGAGGACTACGAAACGGGCAAGGTAAAGGTAGAAATGGAAACCTTTAAAGGTATTGAGACCATTAACGATGCCGACCCCGATGCGATCCGACAAGTATTTAAAGACAAAGTAAGCGACGACCTCACTGTGCTTAATGGTAATGTTAAAAACAACCAGTTTTACATCGTTAAAAACGGTTCCTCATCGTTACTGGCATACTACAACCCGTTAAACGAGTCAGTAGAACGCGTAGAAAAGCAGTTTGTATACGGTATTAAACCAAAAAATGCCGAACAAGCTTTTGCCATTCACGCCTTAATGAACAACAACATTAAACTGGTTACCATTACCGGAGTTGCGGGTACGGGAAAAACACTCATTGCACTTGCTTCGGCGCTAGAGCAACGCAATAATTACAATCAAATAGTATTGGCTCGCCCCATAGTTCCTCTTTCGAATAAGGAAATTGGTTTTTTACCAGGATCAGCGCACGACAAGGTAAATCCTTACATGGCTCCATTATGGGATAACTTGAGCTACATTAAAAATCAGTTTAAAGAAACGGAGAAAAAATACCAGCAAATAATGCAAATGCAGGAAGAAGGAAGAATTGTTGTTTCCCCCTTAGCATTTATAAGAGGTAGGTCCCTTACTGATGTTATCTTTATTATCGATGAGGCTCAAAATTTAACCCCTCACGAAGTAAAAACCATAGTTACCCGTGCAGGAGACAATACCAAATTGGTGTTTACTGGGGATGTAAGGCAGATTGATACTCCTTACCTAGATGAACACAGTAATGGACTTACGTATTTAATAGACAGATTACAAGGACAAGACTTGTATGCACATATTCACTTAGAAAAAGGAGAACGCTCCGAATTGGCTAATTTGGCCAACGAAATGTTGTAA